One window of Streptomyces sp. FIT100 genomic DNA carries:
- a CDS encoding nucleotide sugar dehydrogenase: MNICVVALGKIGLPLAVQFAAKGHKVIGADVNERVVELVNAGTEPFPGEHDLDRLLKETVGAGLLSATTDTTAAVAQSDAVVVVVPLFVDAEGVPDFGWMDAATEAIAKGLKPGTLVSYETTLPVGTTRTRWAPMLEQGSGLTAGEDFHLVFSPERVLTGRVFADLRRYPKLVGGVDEVSARHGVEFYEQVLDFDERDDLPQPNGVWDLGTAEASELAKLAETTYRDVNIGLANQFARFADKNGIDVKKVIEACNSQPYSHIHQPGIAVGGHCIPIYPRMYLWNDPEATVVRSAREANAAMPQYSVDLLAAAYGDLSGVNVLVLGAAYRGGVKETAFSGVYGVVEALTARGAVPFVSDPMYTADELAAHGLTPHQGEKVTAAILQADHAEYRDLAAADLPDVTVLVDGRRTTDPANWEGVRRVVIGG; this comes from the coding sequence ATGAATATCTGTGTAGTCGCGCTGGGCAAGATCGGCCTGCCGCTCGCCGTGCAGTTCGCCGCCAAGGGCCACAAGGTCATCGGCGCCGACGTCAACGAGAGGGTCGTGGAGCTGGTCAACGCCGGCACCGAGCCCTTCCCCGGCGAGCACGACCTCGACCGCCTGCTCAAGGAGACCGTCGGCGCCGGTCTGCTGTCCGCGACCACCGACACCACCGCGGCCGTCGCCCAGTCCGACGCCGTCGTGGTCGTCGTCCCGCTGTTCGTGGACGCCGAGGGCGTGCCGGACTTCGGCTGGATGGACGCCGCGACCGAGGCGATCGCCAAGGGACTCAAGCCCGGCACCCTCGTCTCGTACGAGACCACCCTGCCGGTCGGCACCACCCGCACCCGCTGGGCACCGATGCTGGAGCAGGGCTCAGGCCTGACCGCGGGCGAGGACTTCCACCTGGTCTTCTCGCCGGAGCGGGTGCTCACCGGCCGCGTCTTCGCCGACCTGCGCCGCTACCCGAAGCTCGTCGGCGGTGTCGACGAGGTGTCGGCCCGGCACGGCGTGGAGTTCTACGAGCAGGTCCTCGACTTCGACGAGCGCGACGACCTGCCGCAGCCGAACGGTGTCTGGGACCTGGGCACCGCCGAGGCCTCCGAGCTCGCCAAGCTCGCCGAGACCACGTACCGCGACGTCAACATCGGTCTTGCCAACCAGTTCGCGCGCTTCGCGGACAAGAACGGCATCGACGTCAAGAAGGTCATCGAGGCCTGCAACAGCCAGCCGTACAGCCATATCCACCAGCCCGGCATCGCCGTCGGCGGCCACTGCATCCCGATCTACCCGCGGATGTACCTGTGGAACGACCCGGAGGCGACCGTCGTGCGCTCGGCGCGCGAGGCCAACGCCGCCATGCCGCAGTACTCCGTCGACCTGCTGGCCGCGGCCTACGGCGACCTCTCCGGCGTGAACGTCCTCGTGCTGGGCGCCGCCTACCGCGGCGGCGTCAAGGAGACCGCGTTCTCCGGCGTCTACGGCGTCGTCGAGGCGCTCACGGCGCGCGGCGCGGTGCCGTTCGTCTCCGACCCGATGTACACGGCCGACGAGCTCGCCGCCCACGGCCTCACCCCGCACCAGGGTGAGAAGGTCACCGCCGCGATCCTCCAGGCCGACCACGCCGAGTACCGCGACCTGGCCGCCGCCGACCTGCCGGACGTCACCGTCCTGGTCGACGGCCGCCGCACCACGGACCCGGCCAACTGGGAGGGTGTGCGCCGCGTCGTCATCGGCGGCTGA
- a CDS encoding acyltransferase — protein sequence MSRTEVQAPPETDKTAASEAPPPGRPGARLYALDALRVVAALSVLIFHFTGVDAATKANWGVNPKELFPWLFPVTSYGSYGVQLFFIISGFVICLSAWDRTPGQFVRARFLRLFPAYWFSIVVAFVVWRGLPDGERTAPSISDSLTNVTMFQVPLSARHLVGAYWTLWVELTFYLIFLVVLWKGLDYVRVSVFCWLWLLSSVLVQQDQDIPLLGIFAQPLNTALFVSGIAMYLMYRFGPDLKLWGLLGASWLVMQSDLVQHADQLRHDRGMDRDPYIALALVTVFYLLVLAVALRKLEWVGWKWLATAGALVYPLYLLHEELGWAMIRVLYGHVGAWATLGITTAVLLLLAWLVHRFVERPSQKWLRATLEKESRKRAATADG from the coding sequence ATGTCCCGGACCGAAGTCCAGGCCCCGCCTGAGACGGACAAGACTGCCGCGAGCGAGGCTCCACCGCCGGGAAGGCCGGGAGCCCGGCTCTACGCGCTGGACGCGCTGCGCGTCGTCGCCGCGCTCTCGGTCCTCATATTCCACTTCACCGGCGTGGACGCGGCGACGAAGGCCAACTGGGGTGTGAACCCCAAGGAGCTCTTCCCCTGGCTGTTCCCCGTCACCTCCTACGGCTCGTACGGCGTCCAGCTGTTCTTCATCATCAGCGGCTTCGTCATCTGCCTGTCCGCCTGGGACCGCACGCCGGGCCAGTTCGTCAGGGCCCGCTTCCTGCGGCTCTTCCCGGCCTACTGGTTCTCGATCGTCGTGGCTTTCGTGGTGTGGCGCGGGCTTCCCGACGGCGAGCGCACGGCCCCCAGCATCAGCGACTCGCTGACCAACGTCACGATGTTCCAGGTCCCGCTGTCGGCCCGGCACCTGGTCGGCGCCTACTGGACGCTGTGGGTGGAGCTCACCTTCTACCTGATCTTCCTCGTGGTGCTGTGGAAGGGCCTGGACTACGTCCGCGTCTCGGTCTTCTGCTGGCTGTGGCTGCTGTCGAGCGTGCTGGTCCAGCAGGACCAGGACATCCCGCTCCTCGGCATCTTCGCCCAGCCGCTGAACACCGCCCTGTTCGTGTCGGGCATCGCGATGTACCTCATGTACCGCTTCGGTCCGGACCTCAAGCTGTGGGGCCTGCTCGGGGCGAGCTGGCTGGTGATGCAGAGCGACCTCGTCCAGCATGCCGACCAGCTTCGCCACGACAGGGGCATGGACCGCGACCCGTACATCGCGCTCGCCCTGGTGACCGTCTTCTACCTGCTGGTCCTGGCCGTGGCCCTGCGCAAGCTCGAATGGGTCGGCTGGAAGTGGCTGGCCACCGCGGGCGCTCTGGTCTACCCGCTCTACCTCCTCCACGAGGAGCTGGGCTGGGCGATGATCCGCGTGCTGTACGGGCACGTGGGGGCCTGGGCCACGCTGGGCATCACCACGGCCGTACTGCTCCTGCTGGCCTGGCTGGTGCACCGGTTCGTGGAACGGCCCTCGCAGAAATGGCTGCGCGCCACCCTGGAGAAGGAGTCCCGCAAGCGGGCGGCCACCGCCGACGGCTGA